The Tachysurus fulvidraco isolate hzauxx_2018 chromosome 4, HZAU_PFXX_2.0, whole genome shotgun sequence DNA window CTGACTGATGGCTCCAGACAAGAAATGTGTAAGGAGTGGTTTACTTCTGCTTGGCTTATTTGTTTGCTAACGTCATCGGTTCAATCCGGGACAAAGCATTTACTGAAGATTAACGAACACACACGTATGAGCCCCGCACCACGTCCAAGACATTCCTGTGTGTAAGAACATGCCATGTCTTTGTACCGTAAGCTTCATATCCGACCGActatttattcacttatttattttcagtccCATTCTGGATGTAGAAAGGGTTTTGTTAGTCAGAATGTTTTCGTTCCCAGGAAAATGTGCACAAAATAAGAGCTGTTTCTGCATTAAATGAATTCCCATGTATGAACTGTAGACAACAAGCTGAAAAAGACTTTCCATAATTTAATTTTCCTTTGAAATCGAACGAGCGACAAAAagtgcaaaggaaaaaaaagtgaacacaGCAACGAACCTGCAAATTGTACAAACAAGTATACAGGAatccacaaaaataaacaagggACAGATCCAGAAAGTCCAAAGGGAAATGTAAGTACAAGAGTGCAGGATCTAGGTACTTCTGTAAGTGGCTGTTGGAGGTACTTACTTCAGAACACAGGGATAAACATCACATCGTTGTGTAAATATGGTTAAAGGGAAATTACAACACAGATGCCTGAAGAAAGGCAGAATCGGAAATCGCTTCATTTCTTATTATGAGAACGCTGCTAATTTGTAATGTTACATCAGTGACAAACCACAAACAACTaaaatctaacacacacacacacacacacacacacgacacaaagtattcaaaaacaacacactttttttaaaatacacaattaaGTCAAAGAGAAGTGCATGAGACCACATGAGGTCCCCACTGGGTCCATGTTGAATATGGAAAAGAGGCTCGAGTTCAGTGTCAAACACAGAAGGAAAACCAGGGATTTGGGGCTGGGGAGGGTGCGACGTTCGCTTTGCTGTAAAGAATCAGCGCACAGAGCTTCGCCGGAACACCCGAGGCACTTTAACAAAGCGGCGATGGTTACGAAAGTTCAGGATCTGCCATTCGTCCAACGATAGCAAGCGACCGGTGTTACGCAACCGGTAGTTTCTTTAGGAATAGAGAAGTCATGTAGATTATACAGATATGATTAACTATAACTTggtgtgaaaaaacaaaaaagcacattTCCCTAAAtctgacttttaaaaaaaatatcaatcaaCGTTAAACATGGatttaatatttgaaaataattatttctcaatatttatatttaaaccacTTCTtgccagtgtttttgttttcaccCACACACATCAGCATGCTCTTTGCCTCCTACGTTGTCAGCGTACCTGCGCGTGAGGTCTGAAGGGTGCTGCCACTTTCTCCCATCGCCTCCTCTATCCTGATTGGCTACGGTGTTCATGAGATGAAAAAGCTCAGTCATTACACCTGTAAAGCAATCGACAAACAGGGAAGATACGTCAGCAAGGGATAATCTGTAGAAGGAATCCTAATCACCGATAAAATATATGGCCACAAACGTCCTTATCTCTGATTGCGCTACCATGAGCTGAATGGCGAAGTTTGTTTTAAACAGTGAATCGATCCATATAAAATGTTTACCATCTTTCACGTTATCGGTTATGTGTCTCGTCACTGAGTCGACGTACACCTCCTTCCTTTTCTCCCAGTCCTCCTCTCTATACAACACCACCGGTCTGCAAACCACACAAAATGGATCAATCACTTCATAACCTACAAGTTGATATGGTTAACatccagtgacacacacacaaagtcatttaTGATTGTTATTAATCTTTAATTTGGTGGTTATGCAATAGTGCACTCTACATTCAGGGTTTTAATAGGGTttgttataaaaagaaaaagaaaaaagaaaaagggaaaactgtTAGTGCTAGggttaaaatgaacagaataaatacacatttttctCTGAGGATAACTTCTAATAGATTTGCAGGCTGGTTACCGGACACTTGTAAAAGGGTGAAATGAACTACACGATATGAACTAAACAAGCAGCCAAAACATTTTTGGACAACCAACCATCACACACGCTAACTTCATAATAATCTCACCACATCTGAGGCAGGTTTGAGTGTGGTTAAGATCAGGCCACTCTTTCGTGACTCCTTCAACACCAACAGTGTCTTTAAAGAGCTCAGTTTGCACTCAGAGACACGGTCATGCTGAACCAGGTTTAAGCTTCTTAGCCGCATGGACACAAACTGCTAAAAGCAACAGCGTACCAgaggcaacagtttggggaagagcCACAAGAATgcatgtgatggtcaggtgtgcacatacttttgcctaCATAGTGCAACATATCCTAATGTCACAGCTCAAGTCGGAGGTGAAAAAGTCagtgctttatttaaaaacctctgaggaaaaacaaacaaacaaaaaaaacaagaaaccggaagaagaataaaataaacgtACAGTAAATctcacacatgacacacactacacatgcaTAAGGACCGGTAAGCAAGCACAAAAGCTTAAAGACGGCAGGAACACCTTCATATGTGAGCCTATGATCCATCGAAGGGAAGATCTAAACTGCTGCAGAGAGAAGTTGTCAACACAAATAGCATCAGTAATCCCACTACTGTTAAAAAAGACAACAACCTTTGATTCCCATGTATTTAGGACATAATTGTAAATTACATCTAATTTAACTTGCTTGAGCATTAGACACACAAATGAGTTTAATTTCAGTCCGGTCTGTTTATTGTCATCTATATCTGTCATTCAGCAGTGACGGATGCAAAATATGGACACGttatcaataaaaaacaaatacatgtaaataaatggAGCTGATCGCTACCTATGAATCTCTaaacattattaattataattacaaatgatcagaatgtcaaatgcatgtttaaaataaaggaatatAAAGCTCTTCCAGGAGCAAATCAAAGTAGAGTACCTTGGGACATCTCTGAAACCATTTCTTCGCCCATCGGATGCTGCTTTCTTCTCTGGCTGTTGGTGTGCTGGTGCTTTGACTGCTTCTGGCTGCTGTTTATTGGGCAAAACCACCTTTGATTTCACCTAAGCAGGACAACTTCGTTATAATCTTAAACATAACTTTTAACAAATCTATGGAATGTAGCATGCAAACATTTTGTATCTCAAACCTGGACCTGAAGAGGCAGCGAGTCGTTGAAGCTGTCTTCGGAGTCCATTTCCTCCCTGAACATCACTTGAATGTCAGAGGCAGCTTGCTGCTGACTGACCGACCGCACATCCTCCCTCACCTGGATAGCAGTGGTGTGCTTCTCCTGATCGCGGCACACCAACGACTTGTGGATCGCCGTGGTGCCTAGACGCGGTATGTTAGACTCTTTACCCTCGTTAACGCTCAAGAAAGGGATTGTGGTTGATGCTTCTGTATAATCAGCGGCCAAATTCACATACGCACTTAAGGAAATGGCCGAGGAGTCTTTTGCAGGCTGGCGAATTATTGCAGGTGAGGACCAGCTCTCTTTCTCTAAGTTTAGCTTAGGACTTAATGGAGTTCGCCTAACAAACTCCCTAGATTTGTGCAACGGGGTGGATGCGATTGGGATCGTCCTTTTATATGATCTTGTAAAATTCAACTCCTCCTCGCCTTCTGttgtgtcttttttcccccctggtTCAGGTGTGAAAAACGATTTAGTAAAATAGCCTTCATCGCTTCCGGTTTGGGTGCCTAGCGAGCACTCCAAAACGGAGGCTGAATCTGGAGAAGAGCGTTTGTCAAGGCAGGGTTTTTTCGGTGGGGTGTCGTACGTATCATCGAGGCATGAATCATCCAATCGTCTCTTGCGTCCAACAGACGCCCTGCTGTTATCGAACTCTACTTTCAAGGTCCAAGAAGGTTTGTCAGGACTCAATGACCGATTGCCCGAACATGAACCGAAGGCTTTGCAATAGACCATGCGAGAATAGACGGAGAGGGGCTTCAAGTGCGGAAAGTACTTCTTATCTGAGCCACCTTTATAGGAAGTGGCCTTTATGGGCTCCTTTCTGTCTGCCATCAGGGAAACTATACAGCGATAATTTTACACAGGAGTCGTGGcaccttaaaaaataaaaagacaatcattacattttcacacagcAAAAGGGTAGCTACAGTCTACATTCCCTTTGCTTAATACATGTGGCATACAAGTGTACTATTGAGTTGTTCAAGCTACAGTAATATATTTGTTGATTGATTTGACAAAGTTAAAGAGTTTCATCCAAAAACAAGTAGCATAAAATAGCTAGACAATTATTGTACACGTTAAAATGATAATCGTAATATTTTAAACAGGGTTATGAATATTCAGAAAATagattttcatatttaaatgaGTCACTGGCTGCTAATAAGgcgacaacaacaaaaacatatcCTATAGAGAATAATGCCCAAGTGTCAAAACAAATGAAGCAAATCACTAAATTAACAcgtctttttaaataaaacctgatTATTAGTTAAAAAGGTGTCGTTTACTAAAAACTACATAAACTCCACTTAACAGTGTGATCGTTGACACCAAAATATTAACCAGATCGAAACAATTTagctgttagctagctagctaacaaacaTACGCAGACAGTAAGGTTTAATCGTTTATAtgttgatatgtgtgtgtgtgtgtgtgtgtgagtaaatgtgtgtaaatgtgcttATAGAAATACATTACTTACAAAAATGTACGACTGTGCTAGTGCTGTTAGCTAACCTGCGCTAGTTAGCGGGGCTAGCTAATCTGCGCTAGTTAACTGATCTGTGCTAGCTAATCTGCGCTAGTTAGCGGTGCTAGTTAGCTAACCTGTGCTACTTAGCTGTGCTAGCTAATCTGCGCCATTTAGCTAATCTGTGCTAGTTAGCGGTGTTAGCTAATCTGTGCTAGTTTTCTCTGCTAGTCTATACGTAGCTAGTTTAaaacccaaaataaaaaaacttcatTTAATTAAGGATTAACTAAAGATGATTTAGATTCAGGTTAATTAGCTGTGAGGTAAAAACTTACCTGAAACTAAGGACACTATCGAGTTTAGCACATTTTCTACCGTTGCAGAAGAAATTTAAAACGTACTGATTTGGAAATCGGACGCGCTCCTATTTATAGTTTCGCGCACAGCGTGGCTTGCGATTGGCTGATTTGTGTAGCCACGTGCACAAATCTAGTTTATGAGATGCGTCATACACTCtgtggccactttattaggtacacttTGTACGTCCGTCAGCCCTAACATCACAGATGCACCTAGGTGGTTACTGTTAAGCACTTTATTCTTCACCTTCACACATAGGGTTCGTGCCAGGCATAGGTTAAGGTTGTGTGTGCTTTAAAACACCCCATTCCTGTCCTGCCTTCATCTGGAGAAAGCTTCCCTCCATATATTTTAAGGCGGCTGTGCGGATTTGTGCTAATTCAGCCACAACAGCATTACTGAGGTCAGACACATCATTGAAAGAGGAGGTCCGGCGTGCAGACGGCGTTCCACTCCCTCCTAAAGCTATTTACATGGGGTCAGGGTCACCATAGGACACTCAAGTCCTTCAAGGTGAATAAACCCATGTCTAGATGTCTATAGCTATGATATTTAGTGTATCTGCAAGAAATTGGTAGGCAGgagcagaaaacaaaagaatCCAAGTCATTAAATTCCATCaacatgtacatactgtacactcactgtAAAGTTATGGTctttaatacaaaaatgttGTATGCAGTCAAAAATCTGAGCACTGAAATGAGAAAAGGTCAATCTAAACAATGGTATTTTAACACTGAGTTTAGCTGCAGTAAAAATAGGAGTAATAACAAACCCAGTCGGGGCAGAAACATGTAAAACCAAGCGAGTGAAAGATGATTAAGTAGCAGGAAAGTTACGCACAGCAGGTAGGTATACGTTCCTTATGTAACGATCTGATCGTGAACATGACCTCATTGATaaattttgggggaaaaaaaccaactaaaacacacaaaacacaaatcatTTAGTCATTAAACAGTTCCCTGAAATTAAAACCGTGTGCTTTTGAAAAGATTCTTTGCAGGgagtacaaaaatacattttccaaTAGAAAATATAAGTACAAGATTGTCTTCGGTATAAACTCTCTCCGTGTATTTATCCCGAGATGCTGGAGCTCGGCCGGAGCCGTGAAATAAAAGCACCCTGTAATATAAAGCAGTGTCAACATGTCTGATCACACATTTCTTTGAACGTGTTGTCCTACAGATGACCAGACCTGGGTCACAAACGCAACGTTCTATCATCAGCGTACAGATACCTTTAAATGTTAACAACCCAAGTGATGTTAATCTCTCTAAATGAGAGAACATTACAGTGTTAAACTGCATAGCCCAATTCGCAAAGCTTAAACGAACCGCTCGAAAAAATTATACATATCCAAATTACACACAGTTTTCATACAGCTTGAACAcgcaaacagacaaataaaatggCAGAAATCAAAATTACAAAACAGACTGTAACAGAAAGCATCGTAATACAAAAGGCAGACTAAAGCCAAATACCGCTCATAGGAAtactaattataattataatatatattaaaaaaaaaaaaacaattattgcTTTGGTCTGTGCAATTCTTGTATTCTGATGAAGACGCATCATCCTGTCCATTAATCAGTGTCACCGTCATCCTCTTTCCCTTTTTCATGTTTCTGTCCATCCTCTCTGTCTTGCTTTCTCAAAAGCCGAACGCATCCTCTGCGTCGGCCTTGTCCCAATTGCAGGGCGACAGGCACTCGTCAGCGTTGTAGTCCTGAGGGTTTAGCCCAGTGTCCAGGACCTGGGGGTTAGCACGACACTCAGCGAGTCTGCGggtcacaaacacagagacGACAATTAACAAGCGAATCGATTTAACATGACTTTTTTGCTGGCCTGAAAAtttagagcagaaaaaaaaaaaacaataacaaaaaaaataataaaaagatgcTGAGatgcataataaataaactaaagatTAAAAATATGGTTATCAGGGGATGGAGGTTATTTAGAgttttgtgtttcagtgtttaaaaaaaaaactcctacaACCACGACAGAACTTATCAATTACTATTtcgacattttaaataatatttacagaaaaaacaagaaaaaaaaaccacttaCTGCTGAAACTGACTTTGTGACTTGTGACAAATGTCTAATTTCGTCAGGAAATAAGATCTGATATCAAATATGCTCTTATAAGACTCTCACTTTGTAAATTGCTGGATCTTATTCAGTCTGGCaacagtgacacagtgagaTGGCAGTTTACATTGTATTCTGTACGAGTAccataacaaaacacacacacacacacacacacacacacacacacacacacacacacacacacacacacaataatatatataaagcgAAGGATGAACAGCATGGACATACAAGTCTATTTGTAGTAAGTCAGACTGGATTTGTTGGAGTTCTCATCCATTCCAGGGCCTCACTAGATATTGCAGTAAATTGTGTGGAAATTGCTCAGTTTTGCTCTGTGTTACTCACACACGAATTTATGAACGTCGCTATAAAATTTTGTCATGTTATAATACCCGAGTGTAAACTCatggtgacttttttttaactcattccAACTGGTAAAGGCTCTTGGGTGAGCGTTAAAGCATCTTACAGATCGCATGTTAATTCACCTCGACTTACTACTATTAGACAacaaagtgaatgaatgaaaaactacggacataaataaatactgtggCTAAGAGCAGGCAAAGAACCCTGCCACTTTCAAATAGATAtactatttaattaaattttttaaaacaacaaatcattATTAAATCTTCTTGGATCTGAACAGGGTTCTAAGCAGGGAATTATGAGAGAGTCGAGATGAGAGAGTTCTACACATGAGCT harbors:
- the LOC113655324 gene encoding S100P-binding protein isoform X1; translated protein: MADRKEPIKATSYKGGSDKKYFPHLKPLSVYSRMVYCKAFGSCSGNRSLSPDKPSWTLKVEFDNSRASVGRKRRLDDSCLDDTYDTPPKKPCLDKRSSPDSASVLECSLGTQTGSDEGYFTKSFFTPEPGGKKDTTEGEEELNFTRSYKRTIPIASTPLHKSREFVRRTPLSPKLNLEKESWSSPAIIRQPAKDSSAISLSAYVNLAADYTEASTTIPFLSVNEGKESNIPRLGTTAIHKSLVCRDQEKHTTAIQVREDVRSVSQQQAASDIQVMFREEMDSEDSFNDSLPLQVQVKSKVVLPNKQQPEAVKAPAHQQPEKKAASDGRRNGFRDVPRPVVLYREEDWEKRKEVYVDSVTRHITDNVKDGVMTELFHLMNTVANQDRGGDGRKWQHPSDLTRRNYRLRNTGRLLSLDEWQILNFRNHRRFVKVPRVFRRSSVR
- the LOC113655324 gene encoding uncharacterized protein LOC113655324 isoform X3, producing MADRKEPIKATSYKGGSDKKYFPHLKPLSVYSRMVYCKAFGSCSGNRSLSPDKPSWTLKVEFDNSRASVGRKRRLDDSCLDDTYDTPPKKPCLDKRSSPDSASVLECSLGTQTGSDEGYFTKSFFTPEPGGKKDTTEGEEELNFTRSYKRTIPIASTPLHKSREFVRRTPLSPKLNLEKESWSSPAIIRQPAKDSSAISLSAYVNLAADYTEASTTIPFLSVNEGKESNIPRLGTTAIHKSLVCRDQEKHTTAIQVREDVRSVSQQQAASDIQVMFREEMDSEDSFNDSLPLQVQVKSKVVLPNKQQPEAVKAPAHQQPEKKAASDGRRNGFRDVPRPVVLYREEDWEKRKEVYVDSVTRHITDNVKDGVMTELFHLMNTVANQDRGGDGRKWQHPSDLTRRYADNVGGKEHADKLPVA
- the LOC113655324 gene encoding S100P-binding protein isoform X2 encodes the protein MADRKEPIKATSYKGGSDKKYFPHLKPLSVYSRMVYCKAFGSCSGNRSLSPDKPSWTLKVEFDNSRASVGRKRRLDDSCLDDTYDTPPKKPCLDKRSSPDSASVLECSLGTQTGSDEGYFTKSFFTPEPGGKKDTTEGEEELNFTRSYKRTIPIASTPLHKSREFVRRTPLSPKLNLEKESWSSPAIIRQPAKDSSAISLSAYVNLAADYTEASTTIPFLSVNEGKESNIPRLGTTAIHKSLVCRDQEKHTTAIQVREDVRSVSQQQAASDIQVMFREEMDSEDSFNDSLPLQVQQPEAVKAPAHQQPEKKAASDGRRNGFRDVPRPVVLYREEDWEKRKEVYVDSVTRHITDNVKDGVMTELFHLMNTVANQDRGGDGRKWQHPSDLTRRNYRLRNTGRLLSLDEWQILNFRNHRRFVKVPRVFRRSSVR